TTCCGTTCTCTCAAACTCCTCCCTGGGGACCTTGCGGGTAGTACCATGAACACGGCTATTGCATATTTCATCGAGCCATCTTTTGAGCTCTGTTCTTGCTCCTGAAAGCTCCCTGCTATCAAGCCCCTTCAAGAAAGATCTTTTTACATACTTGATACCAGACTCTACCTTCCCTTTCTCTTCTGGACGCCTAACCCTACAAGTTGCCGGGCTTGAACCATAATGCTGAAGCATTCGTGAATACTCTGATTGAATCTCTGGTTCATAAAAGTTCGACCTCACAACTCCTGATTTGAGGTTGTCTATCAGAACAACTTCTGGCACTCCACCAAAATACTCAAAGGCATTTATGTGACACCGCAAAAACGTCTCTGTATCTTGGGTCAAAACCAACTCGTAATAGCTCATACGGCTATAACTAAGGGCCATGCAAAACACCCAACATTTACGCCACTTACCCTCGATTAAAAATTTTCCAGCATATCCAAAATCTACCTGGGCCTCTTTACCAGGGGGACTAAGTATTGGAATCTTGCCATCCTTGCCAACCTTTAGCTTGCGGAGATACTTCTTTAACCCGCTATAGCTGATCTCAACGCCATGGATCTCACAAAGCTTGCGGTGGATTAAAACCCCAGAAAGCCCTTCTTCTAAATATGAAAGTATTTCCTCTCTATATGCGTCCAGCCTGCTCCTCTTTCGCATCCTGGGAACCTTTACCTCCCCGTCCTTTACTCTCTCACGAATCTTCCTCACTGTCTTTCTGTCAATCCCCAGCTCACGGGCAATACCGGAAATGCTCCATCCTTGATCCAATAATGTCTTTACTGTGTAATACATCTCAATCCCCTTCATCCTCAGGCCCCTGTTTAAGTCATTTCTTAAACAAGGTAACCCTTTAATTATTCATTGACTAACCAAGTGGGGATTTTTAAGTGCCCTACCCTGGGGAAATTAAAGTGACTTTAACACTCAGCATTAGCAGAAGCTCTTTGTACTATAAGCCCAAAGGGCTATCGGAGCTGGACCTTGTCCTAATGAAAGCCATTGATGAACAATATCTTAAAACACCTTACTACGGGAGAAGACGAATGCGTCATGCCCTTAAAAAGAGGGGATACCAAGTGAGTGAAAAGAAGGTCAGGCGCCTCATGCAGCTCATGGGATTAAGGGCAATAGCTCCTGGTCCCTTTACCAGCACCAAGGCTCTTGAGCACAAAGTCTTTCCCTATCTGCTTAGGGATTTAAAGATAACCAGGTCCAACCAGGTCTGGAGTTCGGATATCACCTATATCCCGATTATGGGCAATTTTATGTATCTCTGTGCAATTATAGACTGGTACAGCCATAAGGTAGTAGCCTGGAGCCTGTCGACTACCCTTGATGCCGAGTTTTGTGTTTCCTGCCTGGAAAGGGCCATAGCTCGATATGGGGCTCCTGAGATATTCAATTCGGATCAGGGGAGTCAATTTACCAGTGAAGAGTTCATAAAGATACTGGAGAAAAACAAAATCCGGATTAGCATGGATGGGCGTGGCAGATTCCTGGACAATATTTTCATTGAGAGGCTTTGGCGTTCGCTGAAGTATGAACTTATCTATATTCAGGAGGTTGTCTCAGTGTCTGAACTCCGTAAAGGGCTTATGACTTGGTTTGAATCTTATAACAAAGAGAGATTTCATCAGGCTCTTGGTTATCAGCCCCCTGATGATATCTATGAGCTAAATAAGGCAGCATGATCACACCAGCAATGGAAGCGAACATAAAATCACAAATGTGCTGTACAAAAAATGGGTACCACTTCACTTCCTCTGGAGGTGGGGGTCTCTAATAAACTATATGTTATGTATGAACAAAAAGAAAATTTAAAACAATTTTTAATTCTAAAAGTAATTAGAGGTTGCTCTATGAAGAAAGGAATTGTTTGTTTTTTATTTGTATTACTTTTTCCAATCAATTTATTTGCTAATAAGCAGATTTACCCTTTGTATGATTCCTCCTTAGCTCCTTATGCTGTTATTAAGTTTGCAGAATGGAGTGATGCCGAGAATAACCTTATCGGCTTAATATTAAAAGTCCCAAAAGATACTGTCGAAATTGATGTATTAGTTTCAGGAAAAGGAACTAAAATCCAAGCATATACCTATAATTATGCAAATTATAGAATAAAATTACAAGATAAGCTTGGAGAAGGAATTTCATCAGAAGTAGGGGAGTGGACGAAGATTAAAATTTCAAAGTTATATAATGATAGTGATATATTCTTGAGATTTGATTTTTCAAATTCTATTGGTAAATATTTAGGTAATCTTCCTGTAAGTTATAAAGTTTTTAAAGATAGCTATATAAAACTTGTCTATCATAATGTGAAATATAATTCTGATTCAATAGAGGAACTTGAATGGAATTCACCAACGTTTCCTACAGTTAAAGATGGTGATAAATATACAGTTCGGCCTTATATAAAATTTATAAAAGAAGGAAATTATAATTTAGAAAGTTTTGAAGTGCAACCTGGTGCGACATTTATAAATAATAAATTACGCTTTAGAATAAAGTGTTTTAATAAATGTGAAAATATAAAAATAGATCTTAATGGAGATGATATATTTGATTTTGTGTTAGATGATAATGATGAAAATGATAATAATTTAAAAGAAGGTCTCATTGATTTTTATTATGTATATAGTGAAAGTAAAATTTATAATGTAAAAGTCTGCTCAGAGAATAGCAATGATTGTCTTCAATCAGTTGCAGTTATAGCTAACACTAATATAAAAATGGATAGTCTATTTGGAGAAAATGTTTATGTATTTTGGCCAGAAAAATATAAATTTTTAAAAAATTTTGCACAATATGCCATCTCTGCATACGATGTGTTGTTTAAAATAGGTTTTTTTGATTATTGGGGATTTAAAACAGATTTTTTGCCTAATTATGTTGTAATAAGCTATCCATTGGATAAAGAGTTTGCTAAAGATCTGTGTGTATTATATACGCAAGATAAGAATTTCTGTAATAAAGAAGCAATCATCAACAATTATTTAGACGGGTCGACCGAAAACATAATGCTGGCAGGCGAGACATCTTCAATTACAAGTTTAGATATTATATTACATGAATTTGCTGGGCATCCATTTGATCAGATGTCAAATTTAATGAGATTTAATCATGATATTACAAAAGATTTTCCTATATGGAGATATGAAGGTGTTCCTGTGATAATGAGTGGGAATATTGGTTATGGAAATACATACGGAACACGACATTACACTGCTCAAAAAGTTTTAAAGTCAGATTCTGTTTTAGAAGACTTTATCCATAAAACTTCTGATGATGTTGTATGGGGGTGCAACGGGGCAGCTACTGATTGTTATAGGTTAAGCTCATCTTTATGTGGCGTAATATTTCCTGAATGGTGGTTAACCATAACTCAAGAGCAGTTTAGGAATTATTATAAGAAATTAGGTTATGAAGATCATGTCAAGGCATTCTATGAAGTTTTTGGATATGATAATAATCATGTTTGGGAACAATTAGTTGACTGGGCTAGTGATGATGTCCCTGATTTTATTAGGCCACAATTAATCGTTGTTGATCCTAATAAATTAAAATTTAAATTAGAAGGAGAAGGAAATTATTTAATTTTAATTTATCTAAATGGAAGTCTTAGGCCAACAAAAAAACTATTTGCAAAATCAAATGAAATTTTTGAGCTAACTGACTTTAAAAAATTTAAAATTGAAACATTGAGATTAGTTATTAGGCAAGTTAAATTTGCAGAAAAAGGTTGGCCATTGTTATCTGAAGGAGGATCTCATTATGTATTACTATTTAAAGAAAATAAGAAACATTTTCTTAATTTAACTGACTACAATGGTGCAATAGTTATTGATAGCACACAAAATTCAGACCTGGCAGATGATATTGTATTAATGAATATCACAAGTCGAGCTATCATTCCAGAAATGGTAGTTTATAAAAATAAAATTTGCTTTGATTTGACAAACTTTTCAAATCTTTTTGATATAATGCCGTTATATGATACTGTTTATTTTAACTGGAATAATAGAGAGAGTCATTTTATTTTTGAACCAGCCGATAATTATGTTTTAGATACCGATCTTTTTTTGTTTCAATACGAATCAAAAATTTAAGTATCTGCTATTAGAGGAAAGAACAAAGTTTTTAGAAGAATATTTTAATTCTAAAGAGTATTCAATGTACTTAGCAGTTCAAATACCTGATGTAATAGATCTTACAGATTATTATCTAGAAATAAATTCAGCAAAAGATAAAGTAAAAACTATTTTTTCGGATACACCGTTAAGTGTTAATATTTATGATGAAGGAGAGTTAATAGATATATCTCACAATAAAGTTATAATTAATACTGAAGAAAATAATTTTATAAAAATATTACCAATTATAAAAGTTGACAGACAAGATATTGGAAAAGATGCTACACTACTTATGTATATTAGGCCTAGAAATTTGGACATTACTATACCACTTTTAAAGAAAACTGTAACGTTGAATGATACTTTAGAGGTGGATTTTTTAAATCAAATATTCGATCCTTCTGACTTAAAAAATATGACATTTGATATTTATATTGGATATGAAGTTGGAGGTATAATTAAATATAATGGATTTGTAATAGTTTTTTCTTAATAAATATTAATCTCGTACTTTTATTAATACCTACAAAAGTAAAATCAGTATTTATGCAATTGTATAACAACATGAGGGATGCTTGAAAAATGAACGAATCAATGCCGGCATCTTCTGCAACGATCTGAGGACTCCCATTACTCTATTCTCTAAATGCTCTTTTGATACCACCAATGACCGACTAACTTTGCGCTTCACATGGTTCCAAACTTGCTCGTCTGGATTCAAATCAGGACTATACGGAGGCAAATAGAATATCTCTAATTTCCCTTCTAAAGACGATACTAGCTCCCTTACCTTCTTGGAATGGTGAACTCTGTGATTGTCTAAAATCAAAAAGATCTTCTGGTCCATACCCTTGACGAGACGTTTTAAAAAATCACAAAACACCTCTGCAGTTACAGAACCTTTAACAGTCATAAATCGAAAATGGCCCCTTGGACTTATTGCTGATATCATGTTTAATGAAAAACGTGCACCTGTGGACATAACTACCGGGGTTTTACCACGTTCACCCCACGTTGTGCCTCTATGATAGTCAGAACGCACTCCGGATTCGTCTCCAAAAAATATTACTGCACCTTCTTTCTTGGCTCTGGCTTTTATCTTAGGATACTCTGTGGTTTTCCACTCATTTACTAAAGCCTTGTCTCTCTGAGTGGCTCTATAAAGGGGCCTCTGAGGACTAAAACCGAGGGTCTTTAAAATGCGACCTACTGATACCTCGCTTAAACGCACACCAAACTTCCTGAAAATCAGTTCTTTCACCATTGCCAACGTCCAAAGTGCAAATGTAAAATTTAGTTGTCTCGGGTCCTTGTCTCTTAGTGTTCTGGCCAACCATTGCAACTGGCTTGCATTAAGCTTGGGCGGTCTCCCTGGAACAGGCTTGGCCTTCAATGCATCAAAGCCACCATAATGATTCTTCTCAAGCCATCTGTAAATAGTCCGATGATTCATTCCATAAAAATCAGCAACATCTTATGGCTTTTTGCCTTCAAGGACTTGCTGAATTGCTCTCATACGAATGGCTTCAAGGGTCTTATGGTCAAGTTTTCTGCCGTCAAATTCTCTCTTACATTTCATAAAATTATTATACCATAAATGGCTTTACTTTTGCAGGCATTAATAAGATACCTATGAGTTCCTGGAATAGCTCTCCTGGTTCACCATTAGTCGAAAGATCCACATCATGGGAAGATGCAAGATTCATTAGACGCCGTTTAAGACCTGCCGTGAGAATAGCAAGAGTTCCTCGTGGGACCCCGTTAAAGGCGAAAACGAGGACTGGATACCTTTTAAAATTCCAGCTGTCATATATGTAAAGCCCCTCAAAAATCGCCTTGTTACCATTGAAAAGCTCATAAAGAGTGTTGATGGTGAGGGACTTGCCGAACCGCCTGGGCCTTGCAAGGAAATAACATACGCCTATGTCCAAAAGACGCTAGAGCCAGCGGGTCTTGTCCACATACAGCCACCTGTTCTCCTTTATCTGCCTGAAAGAGGATGTGTCCAGAAGAAGATGTTTCAACCTGACCTGTTCAAAGCCTTTAACACAATTCATTTTAAAAAATAAAACACCTGGGCAAAACTTAGCTGATTCTGTCTCCAATGTCCATATCTTCTTGACCTTAAAATCAGGATTGTAGTATACCTTAAATCCTGCAATTGGGGAGTTTACCCATTATCCCCTTTTGCCGTGCAGGATTTAGCCGGTCCATGAATAAGCGTAAGAAGATAGGAATAGGGATAAGCGATTTCAGGGAGCTTCGCGAAGCAGAAGGAAAGGAGCATGGATGAGGCCATGTTCACCTTCAGGAGCATTAGGCAGGTGGAAGATGAGGGGCAAGGGCAATCAAAAAAATTGAATAAATTTTAGCTGTCCCAATCTATATAAATTAAAAGGAAGGACATTGGCTTTTTTATCCGATGAACACTTAGCATGTTCATGCGGCAAAGGTAACAAGGGCCATTGCCGCCTGCTTTTTGAGCGTTACCGGGGCTATGTCTGGAACCTGGTTCGGAAGATGGTGGATGAACCGTCTGTTACCGAAGACCTTACCCAGGAGGTTTTCCTCAGGGTCTTCAGGGGGCTTGGCGGGTACCGAGGGGAGGCCTCTTTCAAGACATGGCTCACCAGGATTGCCGTCAACCTCTGTAGGGAGTACATGGGAAGCATGAGGGAACGCAAGTGGGCCTCGAGGGTCCAGTTAGACGGGGAAGATGACATGGACTTCCTGGCATCGGACCTCGAATCCAACCAGTGTGATCCAGCCCGGGAGATCACCAGGGTAGAGGTGCGGCAGGTGATCCAGAAGGCGCTTTCATGCCTGTCTTCTGACCACAGGATTACCATAGCCCTGTTGCTGGAGGACAGGAGCTATGCGGAAATCGCCGAGATCACCGGTGTACCTGTCAGGACGGTTGGCAGCAGGATACATTATGCCAAGCAGAAGTTGAGGAAAATATTGGAACATTACGTAAAGGGGAATGAGCCATGATTGAGAAATGCCGGGGTATGGCAGAGAAGATAAGCGCCCTGCAGGATGGAGAACTTTCAGCGGAGGAAAGAGTTACGGTGGAGGAACATCTGCAGGTCTGCGAACGCTGCCGCCAACTGCTCCAGGACTACCAGGAAGTCATGTCCCTTACAGGCGAGGCCCTCGGTCTGGACGAGAATCCGCAGGTAGACTGGGATGCCATGTGGAAGGAGATAGAGGCAGCGGGTCTTCCTGGCTCCTCACCCTGGAAGAGGTTCCTCAGGCTTTTCAGGTCCAGGTCTTCCTGGCTTCAGGCCGGGGTGGCGGCAGCCGCTGCCGCAGCTGCTGCGGCAGCTTTTTTTGCTCTTTGGCTGCCAGGCCGCGATGCCCCCTTGCCCGGCAGCATGGTGGAATCAGTGGCCAGCGCCACGGGTCAGGTCATGATGCTTCAAACCCATGATGGTCAGCCCATAATCTGGATATTGCCGGAGAGTGCTCGTGACAGGAGCTGAATATGTTGGCTAAAATGTACGGTGTTGCAATCCTTTTCTCGACTCTTATCATGGCCGCGGCCCTTCCTGCCCCAGTCCAGGCCGCTTCCATTCTTCAAGTAAATCTCCAGGTCATAAAGGCCGAGGCAGGGGGAGGCAGGGTGGACCCGAAGCTCCGGGACTTCGTTGAGGAACTCAAGCCTGTGCTGAACTTCACCGGATTTACTCTGTTGGAAAGCCTGCAGTTCGATATGATGCAGAATACCAGTTATGAAGCGCCTATCGCCGGGGAAAGGGTGCTAAAATTTCACTTCACCGGATTCAACGGCCCCCATGCCAGGCTGGAGATGGATATATGGGAAAAGGGGCGAAGGACCTTTAATACTACGGTCTTGCTGGTGGATAATGGAAGTGTGATCATAGGAGGTCCTCCCCTTGATACAGGGATGCTGCTTCTCAGGGTTCGGGGTCGATTCAAATGACGAAGACGGGCCGGAACCCGATTGCGCAGGAGCATTACCTGTGTTGCGGGCATCGGGAAAAAACTGTGTGGTGAGGAGGCACAGGCCATGTAGGGTGGATTAAGGCCTCGGGCCGGATCCACCATTCGGCAGGCAGGCAAGAAAAAGTTGGGGATGAGAAGAGGGTTTTGGTTGTGTCCAGGTTTAAAACGGTTGGTTTGTTCTGTATTACGGTCTTTTTTTGTTTTTGTTTGCGGTTTTTTTTGATGTTCCAGCCCAGTGCAAAACCAGGGGGATAATGGTCAAGGCCAGAACATCTTCTGGCAAGGTGCGGGAAATTCCCCTTTATTCCGGCTATTACGCCCTGGTGATAGGCTGCTCCGACTACCGGAACGGCTGGCCCTACCTGCCAAACGGGGTGAAGGACGCAAGAGAAGTCGCCTTAAGGCTGAGAAGGGCGGGCTGGCAGGTTGACCTTTTGGAGAATCCCACCGGTGAGCGGCTCGGCAGGGCGCTTGACGAGCTGATAGTCATGCATGGCCGGGCCAAGGACCGCGCCGTCATGCTGTGGTATTCCGGGCATGGCTACACTCTTGAGGAGGCCGACGGCACCCGGCTGGGGTATCTTGTGCCGGTCGACGCCCCCCAGCCCTCAACCAGCGAGCTGGATTTCCTCCAGAAGGCGGTTGACATGCCCCGCATCGAGACTGTGGCAAAGCGTGTGCGCGCCCGGC
The sequence above is a segment of the Dissulfuribacter thermophilus genome. Coding sequences within it:
- a CDS encoding IS3 family transposase, whose product is MTLTLSISRSSLYYKPKGLSELDLVLMKAIDEQYLKTPYYGRRRMRHALKKRGYQVSEKKVRRLMQLMGLRAIAPGPFTSTKALEHKVFPYLLRDLKITRSNQVWSSDITYIPIMGNFMYLCAIIDWYSHKVVAWSLSTTLDAEFCVSCLERAIARYGAPEIFNSDQGSQFTSEEFIKILEKNKIRISMDGRGRFLDNIFIERLWRSLKYELIYIQEVVSVSELRKGLMTWFESYNKERFHQALGYQPPDDIYELNKAA
- a CDS encoding AAA family ATPase; protein product: MDIGVCYFLARPRRFGKSLTINTLYELFNGNKAIFEGLYIYDSWNFKRYPVLVFAFNGVPRGTLAILTAGLKRRLMNLASSHDVDLSTNGEPGELFQELIGILLMPAKVKPFMV
- a CDS encoding RNA polymerase sigma factor, with protein sequence MAFLSDEHLACSCGKGNKGHCRLLFERYRGYVWNLVRKMVDEPSVTEDLTQEVFLRVFRGLGGYRGEASFKTWLTRIAVNLCREYMGSMRERKWASRVQLDGEDDMDFLASDLESNQCDPAREITRVEVRQVIQKALSCLSSDHRITIALLLEDRSYAEIAEITGVPVRTVGSRIHYAKQKLRKILEHYVKGNEP
- the istA gene encoding IS21 family transposase, with protein sequence MKGIEMYYTVKTLLDQGWSISGIARELGIDRKTVRKIRERVKDGEVKVPRMRKRSRLDAYREEILSYLEEGLSGVLIHRKLCEIHGVEISYSGLKKYLRKLKVGKDGKIPILSPPGKEAQVDFGYAGKFLIEGKWRKCWVFCMALSYSRMSYYELVLTQDTETFLRCHINAFEYFGGVPEVVLIDNLKSGVVRSNFYEPEIQSEYSRMLQHYGSSPATCRVRRPEEKGKVESGIKYVKRSFLKGLDSRELSGARTELKRWLDEICNSRVHGTTRKVPREEFERTEKRALKPLPLRRYEVPFLSKRKVNAYSHIYYKYNYYSVPYRYVGKEVSLKATSHLLHIFDKDLSEIAVHIISNGKGEFITNKSHIPGL